The following proteins are co-located in the Perca fluviatilis chromosome 22, GENO_Pfluv_1.0, whole genome shotgun sequence genome:
- the nrros gene encoding transforming growth factor beta activator LRRC33 translates to MPVHGLTPILLCLLTMCRILTPVSSHPQHNPCQLIQRTALCNNRNLSAVPERQPDNLEEFQLNYNHIQTLRDNSLLRYPSLNTLSLACNSLEKLESNTFQGTKLLENLNLANNNLRIGYQETSLALKTLPKLRALDLSENELDDEMVATLLQNLTSLEYLNLSGNFMQRLDETSFRDLYQLKELNLQRNMMYELDGAFDSNPKLQRLNLAFNYLHCLTDFHMTELVVLNASHNFIEWFISRQDLNDIFQLETLDLSDNKLLFFPFLPNHSHLRNLYLSHNSISFYQHLADNSTFPNSTSTVEFYNMQENTGNVTAQLWDESLHGDISSLEILDLRGNQVEYFPQGFIQKMPVLSRLQMCTNCLETLNLTLEQFSGSLYELDISNNRLNQIVADGGTLTTLGNLTYFNLSLNNLGRLPSGLFSSLPSLRSVDLSYNNVDICLPEEPKISTDTSSACAYWNNVVYLKQLYLKGCNLKIIPSSTFSGLSLTHLELSDNPGLIVQESIQSLSRTLQHLGLGNTQIQDFDFSHFQALKSLNISRNSLAHLPSSLLKLDLKVLDLRDNRLSTISSGQANALAPKLHTVFLTGNPFNCCQTEWFRTFETTKTINMVGQSDIECEDLIQTTHRVEHFQQLLCLVKGGESIIWYILLFVPICLSFVGISIIVLLTFKPKMLQKSIKKKCLKPTSY, encoded by the exons ATGCCAGTCCACGGCCTCACTCCCATCCTGCTTTGCTTGTTAACCATGTGCAGAATCCTGACGCCGGTCTCAAGTCATCCACAACACAACCCATGTCAGCTG ATACAAAGAACGGCTCTCTGCAACAATCGCAACCTTTCCGCTGTGCCTGAAAGACAGCCAGACAACCTAGAGGAGTTTCAGCTCAACTACAATCACATTCAAACACTACGGGACAACTCTCTCCTCCGTTACCCCTCATTAAACACCCTGAGCTTAGCTTGTAATAGTTTGGAGAAATTAGAATCAAACACTTTTCAAGGCACCAAATTGTTAGAAAACCTCAATTTAGCAAATAACAATCTTCGTATTGGCTACCAAGAAACCAGCCTCGCATTAAAGACTCTTCCCAAGCTCAGAGCTCTGGATCTCTCTGAGAATGAGCTTGATGACGAAATGGTGGCCACTCTTCTCCAAAATCTGACGTCCCTGGAGTACCTCAATCTTTCCGGAAACTTCATGCAGAGACTGGATGAGACCTCGTTCAGAGATCTTTACCAACTCAAAGAACTCAACCTACAGAGAAATATGATGTACGAGCTTGATGGTGCCTTCGACAGCAATCCCAAGCTCCAGCGGCTCAACTTGGCCTTCAACTATCTGCATTGCCTGACAGACTTCCACATGACCGAGCTGGTGGTCCTCAACGCTAGCCACAACTTCATTGAGTGGTTCATCTCCAGACAAGACCTTAATGACATCTTCCAGCTAGAGACACTCGATCTATCAGATAACAAACTGCTCTTCTTTCCCTTCTTGCCCAACCACAGCCACTTGCGGAATCTTTACCTATCCCACAACAGCATTAGCTTTTACCAACACTTGGCAGACAACAGCACATTCCCAAACTCAACTTCAACTGTTGAGTTCTACAATATGCAGGAGAACACAGGCAATGTGACGGCTCAGCTGTGGGACGAGAGCCTTCACGGTGACATCTCCTCTCTAGAGATTTTGGATCTAAGAGGAAACCAGGTGGAGTACTTTCCTCAAGGTTTCATCCAGAAAATGCCTGTCCTGTCTCGACTACAAATGTGCACGAACTGTCTGGAAACCTTAAATCTAACATTGGAACAGTTCTCTGGCAGCCTGTACGAGTTGGACATTAGCAATAACAGGCTGAACCAGATCGTAGCAGATGGAGGTACGCTGACCACTCTTGGCAATCTGACATACTTTAACCTTAGCCTGAACAATCTTGGGCGGTTACCGTCAGGATTATTTTCCTCATTGCCAAGCCTCAGGTCAGTGGATCTCAGTTATAACAATGTTGACATTTGCCTTCCTGAGGAACCTAAGATCAGTACAGACACTAGCTCAGCTTGCGCATATTGGAACAACGTTGTATACCTGAAACAGCTTTACCTCAAGGGATGCAACCTCAAAATAATTCCATCGTCTACATTTTCTGGGTTGTCTCTAACGCACTTGGAACTGTCCGACAACCCCGGCCTCATTGTCCAAGAATCAATACAAAGTCTCAGCAGAACGTTACAGCATCTAGGTTTAGGAAATACTCAGATACAAGACTTTGACTTCTCCCATTTCCAAGCTCTGAAGTCTTTAAACATTTCAAGGAACTCCCTTGCCCATCTTCCTTCTTCACTTCTAAAGCTTGACCTGAAAGTGCTGGATTTGAGGGACAACAGACTGTCCACTATTTCCTCAGGTCAGGCTAACGCATTAGCCCCGAAACTGCACACTGTTTTCCTCACAGGAAATCCGTTTAACTGCTGCCAAACTGAATGGTTCAGGACATTTGAAACAACAAAGACAATCAATATGGTCGGACAATCAGACATTGAATGTGAGGATCTCAtccaaacaacacacagagtgGAGCACTTCCAGCAATTATTGTGTTTGGTGAAAGGTGGTGAATCTATAATCTGGTACATTCTGCTTTTCGTACCCATCTGTCTTTCTTTTGTGGGCATTTCAATTATTGTTCTCCTCACCTTCAAGCCCAAAATGCTACAAAAGTCAATCAAAAAGAAGTGTTTGAAGCCCACATCTTACTGA
- the fam168b gene encoding myelin-associated neurite-outgrowth inhibitor isoform X2, translating into MNPVYSPGPTGVPFTNTKGIGYPGFPVGYAPAYTQNIYAGANAAFPSGYAPGTPFKMSCSPNTGTVPPYSSSPNPYHAAVYPVRSTYPQQNPYAQALMPSQQQGTYYTQPLYAAPPHVIHHTTVVQPNGMPAAMYAPHMHPQRQNSVTMGMVAGTTMAMSAGTLLTTQSPAPVAPHQVTMPTYRHPGTPTYSYVPPQW; encoded by the exons ATGAATCCGGTTTACAGCCCTGGGCCAACAGGGGTCCCCTTTACCAATACTAAGGGTATAGGCTACCCAG GATTCCCTGTTGGCTACGCACCAGCATACACTCAGAATATCTATGCAGGAGCGAACGCAGCCTTCCCCAGTG GCTATGCTCCAGGCACTCCTTTCAAAATGTCCTGCTCTCCCAACACTGGGACTGTCCCACCATACTCCTCCTCACCCAACCCCTACCATGCTGCTGTTTACCCGGTCAGGAGCACCTACCCCCAACAGAACCCCTATGCACAG GCACTAATGCCTTCACAACAACAAGGCACTTACTACACACAGCCGCTGTATGCTGCACCGCCACATGTTATCCATCACACTACAGTGGTCCAGCCAAATGGGATGCCTGCAGCCATGTATGCCCCGCACATGCATCCTCAACGCCAAAACAGTGTCACCATGGGGATGGTAGCCGGCACTACCATGGCCATGTCAGCTG GAACTCTGTTGACAACTCAATCACCAGCGCCTGTTGCCCCCCACCAAGTCACGATGCCCACATATCGGCATCCTGGCACACCCACCTACAGCTATGTGCCCCCACAGTGGTGA
- the fbxo45 gene encoding F-box/SPRY domain-containing protein 1, producing the protein MSGAAGGGGGSSCQGAAAAASCSSAGSPYAAAAGGSAGVAGRLPARVLEHVFSYLEMSDLMRCALVCWHWNNILADENSEVWRSLCNRSLSEEALRSDILCNLPTYRGKLKAFQHALSSHDCSRNVYVKKNGFTLHRNPIAQSTDGARGKIGFSEGRHAWEIWWEGPLGTVAVIGLATKRAAMQCQGYVALLGSDDQSWGWNLVDNNLLHNGEVNGNFPQCNNAPKYQIGERIRVILDMDDKTLAFERGFEFLGIAFRGLPKACLFPAVSAVYGNTEVTMVYLGKPLDG; encoded by the exons ATGTCTGGAGCGGCCGGTGGAGGAGGAGGCTCCTCCTGTCAGGGCGCTGCAGCGGCAGCCAGTTGCAGCTCCGCCGGCTCTCCCTACGCTGCTGCAGCCGGAGGAAGTGCAGGGGTGGCCGGGCGATTGCCAGCTCGTGTCCTGGAGCATGTTTTCTCCTATTTGGAGATGTCCGACTTGATGCGTTGCGCATTGGTCTGCTGGCATTGGAACAATATCCTGGCGGATGAAAACAGCGAGGTGTGGCGCAGCCTCTGCAACCGGTCTTTGAGCGAAGAAGCTTTGCGTTCTGACATCCTGTGCAACCTGCCTACCTACAGGGGGAAA CTCAAGGCCTTTCAACATGCTCTGAGCTCCCATGACTGCTCCCGCAATGTTTACGTGAAAAAGAACGGCTTCACCCTGCACCGCAACCCTATTGCCCAGAGCACGGATGGCGCACGTGGCAAGATTGGCTTTTCGGAAGGGAGGCACGCCTGGGAGATCTGGTGGGAAGGCCCTCTTGGCACCGTGGCAGTGATAGGCCTTGCCACGAAGCGGGCCGCCATGCAGTGCCAGGGCTACGTGGCCCTGCTGGGCAGTGATGACCAGAGCTGGGGCTGGAACCTGGTTGACAACAACCTGCTTCATAATGGGGAGGTCAATGGAAATTTCCCCCAATGTAACAATGCACCAAAATATCAG ATCGGGGAGAGAATAAGAGTGATTCTAGACATGGATGACAAGACGTTAGCCTTCGAGAGGGGTTTTGAGTTTCTTGGAATAGCGTTTCGTGGACTGCCCAAAGCCTGCCTGTTCCCAGCTGTCTCTGCAGTATACGGCAACACTGAAGTCACCATGGTGTACCTGGGAAAACCTCTAGACGGCTAG
- the fam168b gene encoding myelin-associated neurite-outgrowth inhibitor isoform X1, whose amino-acid sequence MNPVYSPGPTGVPFTNTKGIGYPAGFPVGYAPAYTQNIYAGANAAFPSGYAPGTPFKMSCSPNTGTVPPYSSSPNPYHAAVYPVRSTYPQQNPYAQALMPSQQQGTYYTQPLYAAPPHVIHHTTVVQPNGMPAAMYAPHMHPQRQNSVTMGMVAGTTMAMSAGTLLTTQSPAPVAPHQVTMPTYRHPGTPTYSYVPPQW is encoded by the exons ATGAATCCGGTTTACAGCCCTGGGCCAACAGGGGTCCCCTTTACCAATACTAAGGGTATAGGCTACCCAG CAGGATTCCCTGTTGGCTACGCACCAGCATACACTCAGAATATCTATGCAGGAGCGAACGCAGCCTTCCCCAGTG GCTATGCTCCAGGCACTCCTTTCAAAATGTCCTGCTCTCCCAACACTGGGACTGTCCCACCATACTCCTCCTCACCCAACCCCTACCATGCTGCTGTTTACCCGGTCAGGAGCACCTACCCCCAACAGAACCCCTATGCACAG GCACTAATGCCTTCACAACAACAAGGCACTTACTACACACAGCCGCTGTATGCTGCACCGCCACATGTTATCCATCACACTACAGTGGTCCAGCCAAATGGGATGCCTGCAGCCATGTATGCCCCGCACATGCATCCTCAACGCCAAAACAGTGTCACCATGGGGATGGTAGCCGGCACTACCATGGCCATGTCAGCTG GAACTCTGTTGACAACTCAATCACCAGCGCCTGTTGCCCCCCACCAAGTCACGATGCCCACATATCGGCATCCTGGCACACCCACCTACAGCTATGTGCCCCCACAGTGGTGA